The Thermus caldifontis genome includes a region encoding these proteins:
- a CDS encoding enoyl-ACP reductase FabI has product MLTLDLSDKKALIMGVTNQRSLGYAIAEKLHQAGAALAFSYQGERLKEEVERLAAPLKALTFQADVTRDEELDQLFAGIKETWGELDYLVHAIAFAPREAMEGRYLDTRRQDWLLALEVSAYSLVAVAKRAEPLLKEGGSLVTLTYYASEKVVPRYNVMAIAKAALEASVRYLAHELGPKGVRVNAISAGPVRTVAARSIPGFTKMYDRVAQVAPLRRNITQEEVGNLGLFLLSPLSGGITGEVVYVDAGYHIMGMELE; this is encoded by the coding sequence ATGCTCACCCTGGACCTTTCGGACAAGAAGGCCCTCATCATGGGCGTCACCAACCAGCGGAGCCTGGGCTATGCCATCGCGGAAAAGCTCCACCAGGCAGGGGCGGCCTTGGCCTTCAGCTACCAAGGGGAAAGGCTTAAGGAGGAGGTGGAGCGGCTGGCCGCCCCCCTAAAGGCCCTCACCTTCCAAGCGGACGTAACCCGGGACGAGGAGCTGGACCAGCTTTTCGCTGGGATCAAGGAAACCTGGGGGGAACTGGACTACCTGGTCCACGCCATCGCCTTCGCCCCAAGGGAGGCCATGGAGGGCCGCTACCTGGACACCCGGCGCCAGGACTGGCTCTTGGCCCTCGAGGTCTCCGCCTACTCCCTGGTGGCCGTGGCAAAGCGGGCAGAACCCCTCCTAAAGGAGGGGGGAAGCCTGGTCACCCTCACCTACTACGCCAGCGAAAAGGTGGTGCCCCGGTACAACGTGATGGCCATCGCCAAGGCGGCCCTGGAAGCCAGCGTCCGCTACCTGGCCCACGAGCTTGGCCCCAAGGGGGTGCGGGTGAACGCCATCTCCGCCGGACCCGTGCGCACCGTGGCCGCCAGGAGCATCCCAGGCTTCACCAAGATGTACGACCGGGTGGCCCAGGTGGCCCCCCTTAGGCGCAACATCACCCAGGAGGAGGTGGGGAACCTGGGGCTATTCCTCCTCTCCCCCCTCTCGGGCGGCATCACCGGGGAGGTGGTCTACGTGGACGCCGGGTACCACATCATGGGGATGGAGCTGGAGTAA
- a CDS encoding PIN domain-containing protein, which translates to MRLFLDANVLFAAAWQEGRARSLFPLAKRAEAQLLTSPHALEEARRNLLLKRPETWPLFEELFLGVVLVPEAPARLVHQALRQGLPPKDAPVLAAAWAAKADLLVTGDRKHFGPLMGRKVRGVWVLSLKEAWFVLLQKAEGQRPPS; encoded by the coding sequence ATGCGCCTCTTCCTTGATGCCAACGTTCTCTTTGCCGCCGCTTGGCAGGAGGGGAGAGCCCGAAGCCTCTTCCCCCTGGCCAAACGGGCGGAAGCCCAGCTCCTAACCTCTCCCCACGCTCTGGAGGAGGCGAGGCGCAACCTACTCCTTAAACGGCCCGAGACCTGGCCTCTTTTTGAGGAACTTTTCCTAGGGGTAGTCCTGGTCCCCGAGGCCCCAGCCCGGCTAGTCCACCAGGCCCTCAGGCAGGGCTTACCTCCCAAAGACGCCCCTGTCCTTGCCGCGGCCTGGGCGGCCAAGGCCGACCTCCTGGTCACCGGTGACCGCAAACATTTCGGCCCCCTTATGGGGCGTAAAGTCCGGGGGGTATGGGTGCTCTCCCTGAAAGAGGCCTGGTTCGTGCTTCTGCAAAAGGCAGAAGGGCAAAGGCCCCCTTCGTAA
- a CDS encoding AbrB/MazE/SpoVT family DNA-binding domain-containing protein, whose translation MELVKLSRKGQISIPKRFLKALGLEGEAYFLVELSPEGTIVLKPAGVYPIEIYSQNRIQEFLEEDRLTLEEKERLAKVLGEG comes from the coding sequence ATGGAGCTGGTAAAGCTTAGCCGCAAAGGGCAGATCTCCATCCCCAAGCGCTTCCTCAAGGCCTTGGGCCTCGAGGGCGAGGCCTATTTTCTAGTGGAACTTTCCCCCGAAGGGACCATCGTGCTCAAGCCGGCCGGGGTTTATCCCATAGAGATCTATTCCCAAAACCGCATCCAGGAGTTCCTGGAGGAGGATCGCCTTACCCTGGAGGAAAAAGAGCGCCTAGCTAAGGTTCTGGGCGAGGGTTGA
- a CDS encoding glutaredoxin family protein, with protein MVRLYGIPGCGPCEIVKMFLVQKGIPFEFVNARQDPKAARKISELVGSPTAGVVLEWNGKVEAIRGVSPATLNAWLAKYQAGPTSPSHPG; from the coding sequence ATGGTGCGGCTTTACGGCATCCCCGGCTGTGGCCCCTGCGAGATCGTGAAGATGTTCCTGGTGCAAAAGGGCATCCCCTTTGAGTTCGTCAACGCCCGGCAGGATCCCAAAGCGGCCAGGAAGATCAGCGAGCTGGTGGGCAGCCCCACCGCCGGGGTGGTCCTGGAGTGGAACGGGAAGGTGGAGGCCATCCGCGGGGTATCCCCGGCCACCCTCAACGCCTGGCTGGCCAAGTACCAGGCCGGGCCAACCTCGCCCTCCCATCCCGGCTGA
- a CDS encoding AbrB/MazE/SpoVT family DNA-binding domain-containing protein, whose translation MAQVAEKTQFVVLVGSKGRVVLPAEVREALGLKEGDPILLRRRQDGSFELVSFRQVAHRARGLLKGLSPGVSLVDELIRERREEARREELE comes from the coding sequence ATGGCGCAAGTGGCGGAAAAAACCCAGTTTGTGGTACTGGTGGGCTCTAAAGGCCGGGTGGTACTCCCGGCGGAGGTTCGGGAGGCCTTGGGGCTTAAGGAGGGGGACCCAATTCTCCTCCGCCGCCGCCAGGATGGCTCCTTCGAGCTGGTGAGCTTCCGCCAGGTAGCCCACCGGGCCCGCGGCCTCCTCAAAGGCCTGTCCCCAGGGGTGAGCCTGGTGGATGAGCTGATCCGGGAGCGGCGGGAGGAGGCCAGGAGGGAGGAGCTGGAGTGA
- a CDS encoding type II toxin-antitoxin system VapC family toxin — protein sequence MKAVLDASALLALILDEPGAQRVEEALAGGAAISAVNLGEVLSKVAERGWDPQEVQERLRGEGILEALRVFPFTEEDALWVARLRPLTRPLGLSLGDRACLALAQRLSLPALTADVNWRGLSLGVAVEVVR from the coding sequence GTGAAGGCAGTGCTGGATGCCTCGGCCTTGTTGGCCCTGATTTTGGATGAACCCGGAGCCCAACGGGTGGAGGAGGCCTTAGCCGGAGGGGCGGCCATCAGCGCCGTAAACCTTGGGGAGGTGCTTTCTAAAGTTGCGGAACGGGGGTGGGATCCCCAGGAGGTTCAGGAGCGGTTGAGGGGGGAAGGTATTCTAGAGGCCCTTAGGGTCTTCCCCTTCACCGAGGAGGATGCCCTTTGGGTGGCCCGTCTTCGTCCCCTCACCCGCCCCTTGGGGCTTTCCCTGGGGGATAGGGCCTGTCTGGCTTTGGCCCAGCGCCTGAGCCTGCCGGCCCTTACCGCCGACGTTAACTGGCGTGGTCTTTCCCTAGGGGTGGCCGTGGAGGTGGTGCGCTAG
- the zapE gene encoding AFG1/ZapE family ATPase — protein sequence MRLVDRHPEVDLERLLRSFAPPPRFQSATFATYRPDPRYPSQTLAKERLRRWVKDRPKGFFRSRLPGPQGLYLDGGFGVGKTHLLVAAYWEAPPPKAFLTFEELTYTLGLMGLREGARRFAGLRYLFLDEFELDDPGNAQMVTHFLALTMDKGLRVATTSNTPPGALGEGRFHADQFRHQIQGLARRFAVERIEGEDFRHRHPERWPALLSDAELLALYREDPRRKTLDDFPSLLAHLCTLHPIRYRYLLEGVEVLYLRGLEAIPDQNDALRFVHFVDQVYNLKVALRASGAPLKELFPEDYRHGAFAKKYGRVLSRLAELLG from the coding sequence ATGCGCCTGGTGGACCGCCACCCCGAGGTGGATTTGGAAAGGCTCCTGCGAAGCTTTGCGCCCCCGCCCCGTTTTCAGTCTGCCACCTTTGCCACCTACCGGCCCGATCCCCGCTATCCCTCTCAGACCCTGGCCAAGGAGCGCCTGCGACGATGGGTCAAGGACCGGCCTAAGGGCTTCTTCCGGTCCCGGCTTCCCGGGCCGCAAGGGCTCTACCTGGACGGGGGCTTTGGCGTGGGGAAGACCCACCTCCTGGTGGCGGCCTATTGGGAGGCCCCTCCTCCGAAGGCCTTCCTTACCTTTGAGGAGCTCACCTACACCCTGGGCCTGATGGGGCTAAGGGAGGGGGCCAGGCGTTTCGCTGGCTTGCGCTACCTCTTCCTGGACGAGTTTGAGCTGGACGACCCCGGCAACGCCCAGATGGTCACCCACTTCCTGGCCCTCACCATGGACAAGGGCCTAAGGGTGGCTACCACCTCCAATACCCCGCCCGGCGCCTTAGGGGAGGGGCGCTTCCACGCCGACCAGTTCCGGCACCAGATCCAAGGCCTGGCCCGGCGCTTCGCCGTGGAGCGCATCGAGGGGGAGGACTTCCGCCACCGCCATCCGGAGCGGTGGCCCGCCCTCCTTTCCGATGCCGAGCTCCTGGCCCTCTACCGGGAAGACCCTCGCCGTAAGACCCTGGACGACTTTCCCAGCCTTCTCGCCCACCTCTGCACCCTCCATCCCATCCGCTACCGCTATCTCCTAGAGGGGGTGGAGGTCCTCTACCTAAGGGGCCTCGAGGCCATCCCCGACCAGAACGATGCCCTCCGCTTCGTGCACTTCGTGGACCAGGTGTACAACCTTAAGGTGGCCTTGCGGGCCTCCGGTGCACCTCTAAAGGAGCTTTTCCCCGAAGATTACCGCCACGGGGCCTTCGCCAAGAAGTACGGGCGGGTCCTTTCCCGGTTGGCGGAGCTTTTGGGGTAG
- a CDS encoding phosphopentomutase, whose translation MKVTAIVLDSVGLGYLPDAALFGDEGADTLDHTVLKTGVELPHLAALGLGWVKGVHTLPRPEPQGAFGRMREVNPGKDTTTGHWEFVGVYLEKPFRTYPEGFPEELLRAWAEAIGVGGWLLNRPYSGTEAIRDYGEAHLRTGFPIVYTSADSVFQVAAHLEVVPLEELYRFCQVAREMLKGEHQVARVIARPFAGEPGNFYRREDLRKDFALEPPRNVLDLLKEGGLEVVGVGKIPDIYAHRGFTREVKTRDNADGLEKTLSLMEEPFSGLVFTNLVDFDAKYGHRRNPHGYARALKEVDDFLPRLLEALGPEDHLFLVSDHGNDPTFFGTDHTREYGMLLWVGPGVKGELGTRESFADLGATWARLFGLTWEGPGKSLL comes from the coding sequence ATGAAGGTGACAGCCATCGTCCTGGACTCGGTGGGCCTGGGGTATCTGCCGGACGCCGCCCTTTTTGGGGACGAGGGGGCGGATACCCTGGACCACACGGTGCTGAAGACCGGGGTGGAGCTTCCCCACCTGGCCGCTTTGGGCCTGGGATGGGTGAAGGGGGTCCACACCCTGCCCCGGCCTGAGCCCCAAGGGGCCTTTGGCCGCATGCGGGAGGTGAACCCCGGCAAGGACACCACCACCGGGCACTGGGAGTTCGTGGGGGTGTACCTGGAAAAGCCCTTCCGCACCTATCCTGAGGGTTTCCCCGAGGAGCTCCTTAGGGCTTGGGCCGAGGCCATCGGGGTAGGGGGGTGGCTTCTCAACCGTCCCTACTCCGGCACCGAGGCCATCCGGGACTACGGCGAGGCCCACCTCAGGACCGGCTTTCCCATCGTCTACACCTCGGCGGATAGCGTCTTCCAGGTGGCGGCCCACCTGGAGGTGGTTCCCCTGGAGGAGCTCTACCGCTTCTGCCAGGTGGCCCGGGAGATGCTTAAGGGGGAGCACCAGGTGGCCCGGGTGATTGCCCGGCCCTTCGCCGGGGAACCGGGGAACTTTTACCGGCGGGAGGATTTGCGGAAGGACTTTGCCCTGGAGCCTCCCCGGAATGTCCTGGACCTTCTTAAAGAGGGGGGCCTCGAGGTGGTGGGGGTGGGGAAGATCCCCGACATCTACGCCCATAGGGGCTTCACCCGGGAGGTGAAAACCCGGGATAACGCCGACGGTCTGGAGAAGACCCTAAGCCTTATGGAGGAGCCCTTTTCCGGCCTGGTCTTCACCAACCTGGTGGACTTTGACGCCAAGTACGGGCACCGGAGGAACCCCCACGGCTACGCCCGGGCCCTTAAGGAGGTGGACGATTTCCTTCCCCGCCTCCTGGAAGCCCTGGGCCCTGAGGACCACCTCTTTTTGGTTTCCGACCACGGCAACGACCCCACCTTCTTCGGCACCGACCACACCCGGGAGTATGGGATGCTCCTCTGGGTGGGTCCTGGGGTGAAGGGGGAGCTGGGTACCCGGGAGAGCTTCGCGGATCTGGGGGCCACCTGGGCTAGGCTTTTTGGCCTTACCTGGGAGGGCCCGGGAAAGAGTTTGCTATAG
- the cdaA gene encoding diadenylate cyclase CdaA: protein MPLTWRDLLDILLVAILFYYLWRLMAGTRALNLVRGVLVYLAVWFLASLLGLSTLSWLLGNAATLGAFALIVVFQPELRGLLERIGRAQGPRAPSLALEELLLGLARLSERRYGAILALERRTPLGEYAATGEVLEARLSARLLQTVFYPGTPLHDGGAILRGDRLFAAGCVFPLSEVRMGLGTRHRAALGLSEVSDALVIVVSEETGAIRLAEGGRLSPPMSLEALRERLKEVLRA from the coding sequence ATGCCCCTCACCTGGCGCGACCTCCTGGACATCCTCCTGGTAGCCATCCTCTTCTATTACCTTTGGCGCCTTATGGCGGGAACCCGGGCCCTGAACCTGGTGCGGGGGGTCTTGGTTTACTTGGCGGTTTGGTTTCTGGCCAGCCTTCTTGGGCTTTCCACCCTCTCCTGGCTTTTGGGGAACGCGGCCACCCTGGGGGCCTTTGCCCTGATCGTGGTCTTCCAGCCGGAACTCAGGGGGCTTTTGGAGCGCATCGGTCGGGCCCAGGGGCCCAGGGCCCCTTCCTTGGCCCTGGAGGAGCTCCTTTTGGGCCTAGCCCGGCTTTCGGAAAGGCGCTACGGGGCCATCCTGGCCCTGGAACGGCGCACGCCTTTGGGGGAGTATGCGGCCACAGGGGAGGTGTTGGAGGCCCGGCTTTCCGCGCGGTTGTTGCAAACGGTGTTTTATCCCGGGACCCCCTTGCACGACGGCGGGGCCATCCTGAGGGGGGATCGGCTTTTTGCCGCGGGGTGTGTCTTTCCCCTTTCCGAGGTCCGGATGGGCCTGGGCACCCGGCACCGGGCGGCCTTGGGGCTTTCCGAGGTTTCCGATGCCCTGGTGATCGTGGTGAGCGAGGAAACGGGGGCCATCAGGCTGGCCGAGGGGGGAAGGCTTTCCCCGCCCATGAGCCTCGAGGCCCTGAGGGAACGGCTCAAGGAGGTGCTCCGTGCGTGA
- a CDS encoding CdaR family protein: MRDWAGFLLALLAASAVWYSLRERAPVVERAVSVPLQVVGLGGERTAEGVPKEVLLRLRGPAPLVEGARLPVSAYLDLSGAEGAFSREVRVAVPQGVEVLEIRPARVEGRVEAILTRTLPVEVLSQGAWVETQPAFVEAKGPRSRVEEAVVALGLDLGGETVALTAFGPQGPLLGVELSPAQVQVVGREVPLFRKEVPLVLKPPAGLKVLDYAPRTVEVVGPKEALADLLQVEARPQGGFRPGEVSGPLLLTLPPGVRVLGEVLGKVRLALE, from the coding sequence GTGCGTGACTGGGCGGGCTTCCTCCTCGCCCTTTTGGCGGCCTCCGCCGTCTGGTACTCCCTAAGGGAGAGGGCTCCGGTGGTGGAGCGGGCGGTAAGCGTGCCCCTGCAGGTGGTGGGCCTGGGAGGGGAGCGCACCGCGGAGGGGGTACCCAAGGAGGTCCTGTTGCGCCTAAGGGGGCCAGCCCCCCTGGTGGAGGGGGCCAGGCTTCCCGTGTCCGCCTACCTGGACCTCTCCGGGGCCGAGGGGGCCTTTTCCCGGGAGGTGCGGGTGGCCGTGCCCCAGGGGGTGGAGGTCTTGGAGATCCGCCCCGCCCGGGTGGAGGGCCGGGTGGAGGCCATCCTCACCCGCACCCTCCCGGTGGAGGTCCTTTCCCAAGGTGCCTGGGTGGAAACCCAGCCCGCCTTCGTGGAGGCCAAGGGACCGAGGAGCCGGGTGGAGGAGGCGGTGGTGGCCCTGGGCCTGGACCTGGGAGGGGAGACGGTGGCCCTCACCGCCTTTGGCCCCCAGGGGCCCCTTCTTGGGGTGGAGCTTTCCCCGGCCCAGGTGCAGGTGGTGGGGCGGGAGGTTCCCCTTTTCCGCAAGGAGGTCCCCCTGGTCCTTAAGCCCCCGGCGGGCCTTAAGGTGCTGGACTACGCCCCCAGGACCGTGGAGGTGGTGGGGCCCAAGGAGGCCTTGGCGGATTTGCTTCAGGTGGAGGCCAGGCCCCAGGGGGGCTTTCGCCCTGGGGAGGTTTCCGGGCCGCTTCTCCTCACCCTGCCCCCGGGGGTGAGGGTTCTCGGGGAGGTTTTGGGAAAGGTGCGGCTTGCGCTAGAATAG
- the def gene encoding peptide deformylase, whose amino-acid sequence MIYPIRLYGDPVLRKKARPVQDFKDLKKLAEDMLETMFAARGVGLAAPQIGLSERLFVAVEYADEPEGEERPLRDLVRRVYVVANPVITHREGRMEGLEGCLSLPGLYAEEVPRAERIRVVFQDEEGKERTLELEGYMARVFQHEVDHLDGILFFERLPKAKREAFLQENRAELARMQKEARALLKELSQG is encoded by the coding sequence ATGATCTACCCCATCCGCCTTTACGGGGATCCAGTATTGCGCAAGAAAGCCCGGCCCGTTCAGGACTTTAAGGACCTCAAGAAGTTGGCCGAGGACATGCTGGAGACCATGTTTGCGGCCCGGGGCGTGGGCCTGGCCGCACCCCAGATTGGGCTTTCTGAGCGCCTTTTCGTGGCGGTGGAGTACGCCGACGAGCCCGAGGGGGAGGAGAGGCCCCTAAGGGACCTGGTGCGCCGGGTCTATGTGGTGGCTAACCCCGTGATCACCCACCGGGAGGGCCGGATGGAGGGCCTGGAGGGTTGCCTTTCCCTCCCCGGCCTTTACGCCGAGGAGGTACCCCGGGCGGAGCGGATCCGGGTGGTCTTTCAGGACGAGGAGGGAAAGGAGCGCACCCTGGAGCTGGAAGGGTATATGGCCCGGGTCTTCCAGCACGAGGTGGACCACCTGGATGGCATCCTCTTCTTTGAACGCCTCCCTAAGGCCAAGCGGGAGGCCTTTTTGCAGGAGAACCGGGCGGAGCTGGCCCGGATGCAGAAGGAAGCCAGGGCCCTTTTGAAGGAGCTTTCCCAGGGATGA
- the fmt gene encoding methionyl-tRNA formyltransferase gives MRVAFFGTPAWAVPVLDALNRHHQVVLVVTQPDKPKGRGLKPAQSPVAEYALAHGLPLLKPQRLKGNLEFLQAFRQAAPEVAVTAAYGKILPKEVLEVPPYGFLNLHPSLLPKYRGPAPVPWALIQGEKETGVAIMKTEEGLDTGPLYALWRTEIGPDEDAVALSERLRDKGIELLLWVLENLPHLTPTPQEGEPSYAPLLTKEEGRIRFTDSAQAIYNRHRGVQPWPGSHFFHGGKRVKVLRMRPEPGVGEPGVVERVEREGVVVGTGEGLIRLVEVQPEGKRPMPAADWARGYGVGPGTRLE, from the coding sequence ATGAGGGTGGCCTTTTTCGGTACGCCCGCCTGGGCGGTGCCGGTGCTGGACGCCTTAAACCGCCACCACCAGGTGGTGCTGGTGGTCACCCAGCCGGACAAGCCCAAGGGCCGGGGCCTGAAGCCCGCCCAGAGTCCGGTGGCGGAGTACGCCCTGGCCCATGGGCTTCCCCTTCTCAAGCCCCAGCGCCTCAAGGGGAATCTGGAGTTTTTGCAGGCCTTCCGCCAAGCGGCGCCGGAGGTGGCGGTGACGGCGGCCTATGGCAAGATCCTCCCCAAGGAGGTCCTCGAGGTTCCCCCCTATGGCTTTCTGAACCTCCACCCCTCCCTCCTTCCCAAGTACCGCGGCCCAGCCCCGGTGCCCTGGGCCCTGATCCAGGGAGAGAAGGAAACCGGGGTGGCCATCATGAAGACCGAGGAGGGCCTGGACACCGGCCCTCTTTACGCCCTTTGGCGCACGGAGATAGGCCCCGATGAGGATGCGGTGGCCCTTTCCGAGCGGCTTAGGGATAAGGGCATTGAGCTTCTCCTTTGGGTTTTGGAAAACCTTCCTCACCTCACCCCCACCCCCCAGGAGGGGGAGCCCTCCTATGCCCCCTTGCTCACCAAGGAGGAAGGGCGCATCCGTTTTACGGATAGCGCCCAGGCCATCTACAACCGCCACCGGGGGGTGCAGCCCTGGCCGGGAAGCCACTTCTTCCATGGGGGCAAGCGGGTTAAGGTCCTAAGGATGCGCCCTGAGCCCGGTGTGGGGGAGCCTGGGGTGGTGGAGAGGGTGGAGCGGGAAGGGGTCGTGGTGGGTACCGGGGAGGGGCTCATCCGGCTTGTGGAGGTGCAGCCTGAGGGTAAACGCCCCATGCCCGCCGCCGACTGGGCGCGGGGGTATGGGGTAGGGCCAGGTACCCGGTTGGAATGA
- the trxB gene encoding thioredoxin-disulfide reductase — MEFTLTGLAGSGEKEERYDVVIIGGGPAGLTAGIYAGRAQLKTVILEKGLPGGQIAQTDEVENYPGFPEGISGPELAGRMVQQAEKFGARIVMDEVLGLEAQNGGFLVRGFERAYFGRVVIIATGANPRKLGVPGEEKFYGRGVSTCATCDGFFYRDKEVVVVGGGDAAVEEGLFLTKFARKVTLIHRRDELRANKVAQARAFQNPKMHFLFSHIVTEILGEDQVTGVRLKNLKTGEEYVYPTDGVFVFIGHEPNTSFLKGVVELRSDGYVAVRDEVFTSVPGIFAAGDVADPIYRQLTTSVGAGTRAAMMAERYLAEAHEKVKP; from the coding sequence ATGGAGTTCACCCTCACCGGGCTTGCGGGAAGCGGGGAAAAGGAGGAACGGTACGATGTGGTCATTATCGGCGGGGGGCCTGCGGGCCTTACCGCGGGGATTTACGCCGGGCGGGCCCAGCTCAAGACCGTCATCCTGGAAAAAGGCCTCCCCGGGGGGCAGATCGCCCAGACCGACGAGGTGGAGAACTACCCGGGCTTCCCCGAGGGCATCTCCGGGCCGGAGTTGGCGGGCCGCATGGTGCAGCAGGCGGAGAAGTTTGGGGCGCGGATCGTCATGGACGAGGTCCTGGGCCTCGAGGCCCAAAACGGGGGCTTTCTGGTGCGGGGGTTTGAGCGCGCCTACTTCGGGCGCGTGGTCATCATCGCCACCGGCGCCAATCCCAGGAAGCTCGGGGTGCCCGGAGAGGAGAAGTTCTATGGCCGGGGGGTTTCCACCTGCGCCACCTGCGACGGCTTCTTCTACCGCGACAAGGAGGTGGTGGTGGTGGGCGGCGGGGATGCGGCCGTGGAGGAGGGGCTTTTCCTTACCAAGTTCGCCCGCAAGGTAACCCTCATCCACCGCCGGGATGAGCTAAGGGCCAACAAGGTGGCCCAGGCTCGGGCTTTCCAGAACCCCAAGATGCACTTCCTCTTCTCCCACATCGTCACCGAGATTCTGGGGGAGGACCAGGTCACGGGGGTTAGGCTGAAGAACCTAAAAACCGGGGAGGAGTACGTCTACCCCACGGATGGGGTCTTCGTCTTCATCGGCCACGAGCCCAACACCTCCTTCCTCAAGGGGGTGGTGGAGCTAAGGTCCGACGGCTACGTGGCGGTGCGGGATGAGGTCTTCACCTCGGTGCCCGGCATCTTCGCCGCTGGGGATGTGGCCGACCCCATCTACCGCCAGCTCACCACCAGCGTGGGGGCAGGCACCCGGGCGGCCATGATGGCGGAGCGCTACCTGGCGGAGGCCCACGAGAAGGTGAAACCCTAG
- a CDS encoding DUF4127 family protein: MRGLVLALFLWGLGLAQASIFYLPLDDRPPNWAPCTWGLVACPPKEAYRGPLGADLQALRVWLLAAPGERLVASLDALAYGGLLQSRHLPLAPEDALARLGPLLSWRVRQGGELLLFGVVPRWDATWRQRNLAVLQALTSWARLPGVYLEAVWDDALRNSPAPKEAKALSYPSRPGADEAGQVLLLRALRPGLKVAVVYEEEALEGRTTPYEGLPLRDTVTGVLQSALAQRVSLEEGPDLVLYVYGGRNPRRATQDLLRLMPRFPVALADLSRVNRGDAGLMAYLEGLGLYPRLAAYAAWGTPANNLGSALAQGGLFLRDRQGRLGRLAEAYFAYWWGEVGRPWMRARFPEPLSVEAQRVAALWPYLELEGYRVDLEDLRFPWERSFEAEVRLELVALSPGLAGRVRLTW; encoded by the coding sequence GTGCGGGGCCTGGTACTGGCGCTTTTCCTTTGGGGTTTGGGCCTGGCCCAGGCCTCCATCTTTTACCTTCCCCTGGACGACCGCCCCCCCAACTGGGCCCCTTGCACCTGGGGCCTGGTGGCCTGCCCGCCCAAGGAGGCTTACCGTGGGCCTCTTGGGGCGGATCTCCAGGCCCTGAGGGTTTGGCTCCTCGCTGCCCCGGGAGAGAGGCTTGTGGCCAGCCTGGATGCCCTAGCCTACGGGGGTCTCCTGCAAAGCCGGCACCTGCCCCTGGCCCCAGAGGATGCCCTGGCCCGGCTTGGGCCCTTGCTCTCCTGGAGGGTGCGCCAGGGGGGAGAGCTTCTCCTTTTCGGGGTGGTGCCCCGGTGGGACGCCACCTGGAGGCAAAGGAACCTGGCCGTGTTGCAGGCCTTGACCTCCTGGGCGAGACTTCCTGGGGTCTACCTCGAGGCGGTTTGGGACGACGCCCTGAGGAACTCCCCTGCCCCCAAAGAGGCCAAAGCCCTTTCCTACCCCAGCCGTCCGGGGGCGGACGAGGCGGGACAAGTCCTTCTCCTAAGGGCCTTAAGGCCCGGCCTTAAGGTGGCGGTGGTCTACGAGGAGGAGGCCCTGGAGGGGCGCACTACCCCCTATGAGGGCCTACCCTTGCGGGATACGGTGACCGGGGTGCTCCAGAGCGCCCTGGCCCAAAGGGTTTCCCTGGAAGAGGGGCCCGACCTGGTCCTTTACGTCTACGGGGGTCGGAATCCCAGGAGGGCCACCCAGGACCTCCTCCGCCTCATGCCCCGCTTTCCCGTGGCCCTGGCGGATCTTTCCCGGGTGAACCGCGGGGATGCGGGCCTCATGGCTTACCTGGAAGGCCTGGGGCTTTACCCTCGCCTTGCCGCTTACGCCGCCTGGGGTACTCCCGCCAACAACCTGGGAAGCGCCCTGGCCCAGGGGGGGCTTTTTCTTAGGGATCGGCAAGGAAGGCTTGGGCGCCTGGCCGAGGCCTACTTCGCCTACTGGTGGGGGGAGGTGGGCCGCCCCTGGATGCGGGCCCGTTTCCCTGAGCCCTTGTCCGTGGAGGCCCAAAGGGTGGCGGCCCTTTGGCCGTACCTGGAGCTAGAGGGGTACCGGGTGGACCTCGAGGACCTACGCTTCCCCTGGGAGAGGTCCTTTGAGGCCGAGGTCCGCCTAGAGTTGGTTGCCCTTTCCCCTGGGCTTGCGGGCAGGGTCCGGCTTACCTGGTAA